The Pyrococcus kukulkanii genome contains a region encoding:
- a CDS encoding hydrogenase 4 subunit D — MDLIIFSFLVPILAGIFAFRLDGKRADALLVGASGFSLLTITYSLITFTPRHVVLAEVNNFGEVYGLIVDDISLPIAFVVSLVGFLFMLYSIDYLSPQNRERPVREGKGRFHGWMLIFLGSTLGFLFSSSMLQMLVFFELMSLACWGVVSFYGTKEAIRAAYKALLMPNFGALVGLYSAFALAYLKTHDLSLLSLSSLPQDVKLLVFLGAMIAAFTKSAQFPLYSWLPDAMEAPTPASAFLHGAAMIEMGVFLLARVVQFMNPIPKAGGFIMLFLLAITLLITTIAYPMQKDAKRLLAYSTMAEAAVMYSGVLFAVFGSGLGIKLAMFQIFTHAFVKGLGFLTAGTFSYSLGTLNMSKIKVGGLVGTVWMLSLFGLAGAPPFGIFFSKALLLRSGVQIGGLCWAIVLLILLDSTVFFVVSALRVRDMLGGEDLKVTGLMRGVIAILAVLAVIAPALGYKLIVGW, encoded by the coding sequence ATGGACCTCATTATTTTTTCCTTTTTAGTCCCCATACTCGCGGGAATTTTTGCGTTTAGGCTAGACGGTAAGAGAGCCGATGCCCTGTTGGTAGGAGCTTCGGGCTTCTCCCTCCTCACGATAACTTATTCACTCATAACCTTTACGCCCAGGCACGTTGTTCTTGCGGAAGTTAATAACTTCGGTGAAGTTTACGGCCTAATAGTTGATGATATCTCCCTCCCGATAGCGTTTGTGGTTTCCCTCGTGGGCTTCCTCTTCATGCTGTACTCCATCGACTATCTCTCACCTCAAAACAGGGAGAGGCCCGTGAGGGAGGGGAAGGGAAGGTTTCATGGGTGGATGCTTATATTCTTGGGCTCAACCCTGGGTTTCCTGTTCTCATCTTCGATGCTACAGATGCTCGTGTTCTTTGAGCTCATGAGCCTTGCCTGCTGGGGTGTTGTCAGCTTCTATGGAACGAAGGAGGCGATAAGAGCAGCTTATAAAGCCCTTTTAATGCCAAACTTTGGAGCGCTCGTCGGTCTTTACTCGGCTTTTGCCCTCGCATACTTAAAAACACATGACCTCTCCCTACTCTCTCTTTCAAGCTTGCCCCAGGATGTTAAGCTCCTTGTCTTCTTGGGAGCCATGATAGCAGCCTTCACGAAGAGCGCCCAATTCCCACTATACTCATGGCTTCCCGATGCCATGGAGGCTCCAACACCAGCCAGCGCATTTCTCCATGGGGCGGCGATGATAGAGATGGGTGTTTTCCTCCTAGCGAGGGTGGTTCAGTTCATGAACCCAATTCCAAAAGCTGGCGGCTTTATAATGCTTTTCCTACTTGCGATAACTCTCCTGATAACCACGATAGCCTACCCAATGCAGAAAGATGCCAAGAGGTTGCTTGCATATTCAACGATGGCCGAAGCGGCGGTGATGTACAGTGGAGTTCTCTTTGCCGTCTTCGGTTCCGGGCTTGGAATAAAGCTTGCGATGTTCCAGATATTCACCCATGCCTTCGTTAAGGGATTGGGGTTCTTAACCGCGGGAACGTTCAGCTACTCCCTGGGAACCCTAAACATGAGCAAGATAAAGGTGGGTGGTTTAGTAGGAACAGTTTGGATGCTCTCCCTCTTTGGCCTAGCCGGAGCTCCTCCATTTGGGATATTCTTCAGTAAGGCTCTCCTCCTCAGATCCGGGGTTCAGATAGGGGGGCTATGCTGGGCGATCGTCCTTCTAATCCTTCTGGATTCAACGGTGTTCTTCGTTGTATCGGCGCTGAGGGTTAGGGACATGCTGGGAGGCGAGGACTTGAAGGTTACCGGCCTCATGAGGGGAGTAATTGCGATCCTTGCTGTCTTGGCCGTTATTGCTCCAGCGTTAGGTTACAAGCTCATAGTGGGGTGGTAA
- a CDS encoding 4Fe-4S dicluster domain-containing protein — protein MSKKIFIDFKRCIGCRACEVACEMEHGEARIRVFEFPDLTTIPFNCRHCEKAPCLEVCPTGALYRDQDGAVAFDPLKCIGCLMCAVACPFGVPKIDEVNKIMDKCDLCSERRAEGKLPACVSSCPTEALKFGEINEVLWDREGSFVSRLKEARERGEKEPIYLL, from the coding sequence ATGAGCAAGAAGATCTTCATAGACTTCAAGCGTTGCATTGGCTGCAGGGCCTGTGAAGTGGCCTGCGAGATGGAGCACGGGGAAGCGAGAATAAGGGTCTTTGAGTTCCCAGACTTAACGACGATACCCTTCAACTGCAGGCACTGTGAAAAAGCCCCCTGTCTGGAGGTCTGTCCAACGGGTGCACTGTACAGGGATCAGGATGGGGCAGTAGCCTTCGATCCCCTCAAGTGCATTGGCTGTCTGATGTGTGCCGTTGCCTGCCCGTTCGGTGTTCCGAAGATAGATGAGGTAAACAAGATCATGGACAAGTGCGACCTATGCTCGGAGAGAAGAGCGGAAGGAAAGCTTCCAGCCTGCGTTTCTTCATGCCCAACTGAAGCATTGAAGTTCGGCGAGATAAACGAGGTACTTTGGGACAGGGAGGGAAGCTTCGTTTCTCGCCTCAAAGAGGCGAGGGAGAGAGGAGAGAAGGAGCCGATATACCTGCTGTGA
- the fdhF gene encoding formate dehydrogenase subunit alpha: MEELVPVVCPWCSVGCRLYIVSVNGHPRKIEWDYDHPNTPNRGKLCPKGVASYQFTISPDRLKKPLIKRNGKFEEVSWEEAIRYVAQKFKEIIEENGPEALAFLGSERCSLEDNYVLQKLARALGTNNVEFAGRLCQSSNFVARSKVFGSPAQTNPFDDIVKSKVILVWGYNPAETNPVLFGQYFEKALDNGAKMIVVDPIKTKTAKFADIHLQPYPGTDLAVALAMLNHIIKNELYDKKFVEERTDNFEELAKSVEEYTPEWAEKVSGVPAEMIKRAAELLATGGNATIVLNEGVNQHANGTMTALAIANLIAITGNIGKEGVFSGVIPGAHCGLCAAVPGVNCAQLPGPVPLNEENAKKFSELWGFEVPREPGLHYQAIFKAMAEGKVKGIFIMGQNPARSLANSSLIEEALEKAFVVVSDIFPTETTKFADVILPAASWYEKTGTVITQNRRVMRSFRAIKPPGEAKPDWEILVMLARELGVGEYFNYSSVDDILREINRAIPALKGATPERLNSNLEGCFYPCPDEESETPRLFLKGFPTKTGRAQLTPVKWVQPGEVPDEEYPLWLTNFRQVGHFHTGTMSMRSKSLIKRWPESFLMINPEDAKALGIRDGDRVRVETRRGSLVVRAMVTDRIRKGVVAMPWHWGVNFLTKDDAIDEFSKMPELKAVACRVTKEVVE; encoded by the coding sequence ATGGAGGAACTCGTGCCAGTTGTATGTCCGTGGTGCTCCGTTGGGTGTAGGCTGTACATAGTCTCAGTAAACGGCCATCCCAGGAAGATCGAGTGGGATTACGATCACCCAAACACCCCCAACAGGGGTAAGCTATGCCCCAAGGGCGTTGCCTCCTACCAATTCACCATAAGCCCAGACAGGCTTAAGAAACCCCTAATTAAGAGAAACGGAAAGTTTGAGGAGGTTTCTTGGGAAGAGGCCATAAGGTACGTTGCCCAGAAGTTTAAGGAAATAATCGAGGAAAATGGGCCTGAGGCCCTAGCCTTCCTGGGGAGCGAGAGATGTTCCCTCGAGGATAACTACGTCCTTCAGAAGCTTGCTAGGGCCCTGGGAACGAACAATGTGGAATTCGCCGGGAGGCTCTGTCAGTCCTCAAACTTCGTCGCTAGGAGCAAGGTGTTTGGAAGCCCTGCTCAGACGAATCCCTTCGATGATATAGTAAAATCCAAGGTAATTCTAGTCTGGGGGTACAATCCAGCCGAAACTAACCCAGTTCTCTTCGGCCAGTACTTCGAGAAGGCCCTCGACAATGGAGCAAAGATGATAGTAGTTGATCCAATAAAGACTAAGACAGCCAAGTTTGCCGACATTCACCTCCAGCCTTACCCAGGAACGGATCTTGCGGTTGCCTTGGCGATGCTTAACCACATAATAAAGAACGAACTCTATGACAAGAAGTTCGTTGAGGAAAGAACGGACAACTTTGAGGAGCTCGCAAAGTCAGTGGAGGAGTACACCCCAGAGTGGGCCGAGAAGGTTAGCGGAGTGCCGGCGGAGATGATAAAGAGGGCAGCAGAGCTCTTAGCTACGGGTGGCAACGCAACTATAGTGCTCAACGAGGGAGTGAATCAGCACGCGAATGGAACGATGACTGCTTTGGCAATAGCTAACTTGATTGCGATAACTGGAAACATAGGGAAGGAGGGTGTGTTCTCGGGAGTAATTCCTGGGGCCCATTGTGGCCTTTGTGCCGCAGTTCCTGGGGTTAATTGCGCCCAGCTCCCTGGGCCTGTCCCGCTGAATGAGGAAAATGCGAAGAAGTTCAGTGAGCTCTGGGGATTTGAGGTTCCAAGAGAGCCTGGTCTCCACTATCAGGCTATATTCAAGGCCATGGCTGAGGGAAAGGTGAAGGGAATATTCATAATGGGTCAAAATCCAGCCAGATCTCTTGCAAACTCGAGCCTAATTGAGGAAGCCCTCGAGAAGGCCTTCGTCGTTGTAAGCGACATCTTCCCGACAGAAACAACGAAGTTTGCTGATGTAATACTCCCAGCGGCGAGCTGGTATGAGAAGACGGGAACCGTGATAACTCAGAACAGGAGAGTGATGAGGAGCTTTAGGGCAATTAAACCGCCAGGAGAGGCAAAGCCCGACTGGGAGATACTTGTCATGCTGGCTAGAGAACTCGGCGTCGGTGAGTACTTCAACTACTCTAGCGTTGATGACATACTCAGGGAAATAAACAGGGCAATTCCAGCACTCAAAGGAGCAACACCTGAAAGATTGAACTCTAACTTGGAAGGCTGCTTCTATCCATGCCCAGATGAAGAGTCAGAAACTCCAAGGCTGTTCTTGAAGGGCTTCCCGACTAAGACCGGGAGGGCCCAGCTTACGCCGGTCAAGTGGGTTCAGCCGGGAGAAGTTCCGGACGAGGAATACCCACTGTGGCTGACTAACTTCAGGCAAGTAGGTCACTTCCACACGGGAACCATGAGCATGAGGAGCAAGAGCCTAATTAAGAGATGGCCCGAGAGTTTTCTGATGATAAACCCAGAGGATGCCAAAGCGCTTGGAATAAGGGATGGAGATAGGGTTAGAGTTGAGACGAGAAGGGGTTCCCTCGTTGTTAGGGCTATGGTTACGGATAGGATAAGGAAAGGTGTTGTCGCGATGCCCTGGCACTGGGGAGTTAATTTCCTCACGAAAGATGATGCGATAGATGAGTTCTCCAAGATGCCAGAGCTGAAGGCAGTGGCCTGCAGGGTCACCAAGGAGGTGGTAGAATGA
- a CDS encoding TetR/AcrR family transcriptional regulator — MDTREKLLHSAKKLFARKGFDRVTVDEIVRDAGVAKGTFYLYFKRKEDIIREVAIMAMPFQALSDVFKPADRENFRSLRDYLMFLGRKFFEHYSDRKLACIFFHTVSIKSSIQSLNDLHRELCSKLIKEGTRRVLEFVNIEEKKAEVLFRTFLGSLLHYLYSEDCSPIGHEEYLENLVQILTNSINNSNNSK, encoded by the coding sequence TTGGACACCCGGGAAAAACTCCTGCACTCAGCTAAGAAACTCTTCGCAAGGAAGGGCTTTGACAGGGTAACGGTGGATGAGATAGTTAGAGATGCAGGGGTAGCAAAGGGGACCTTCTACCTCTACTTCAAGAGAAAGGAAGACATAATAAGGGAAGTTGCGATTATGGCAATGCCCTTTCAGGCTTTGAGCGACGTCTTTAAGCCCGCCGATAGGGAGAACTTCAGAAGCCTTCGGGATTATTTGATGTTCCTGGGGAGGAAGTTCTTCGAGCATTACTCCGACAGGAAGCTCGCGTGCATATTCTTCCACACGGTCTCGATAAAGAGCAGCATTCAATCACTAAACGACCTTCATAGGGAGCTATGTTCTAAGCTGATCAAGGAAGGAACAAGGAGAGTTTTGGAATTTGTGAACATCGAGGAGAAAAAGGCAGAGGTTCTCTTCAGGACTTTCCTCGGGAGCCTGCTTCACTACCTGTACTCCGAGGACTGTAGCCCAATAGGCCATGAAGAGTACTTGGAGAACCTCGTTCAGATTTTAACGAATTCAATTAACAATTCCAATAACAGTAAATGA
- a CDS encoding Rossmann-like domain-containing protein: MLLGKIKKKALKLIDDLEVVDFSFGLPYTWVLIEGEKGRALGVAMTLPEEVQRYRNSIKEISLEEFIEKADSINVIERTLGLAAINAVSQYHIDLSNAEWVDVLELIPENVEKIAIIGNMPPLVKALRDKYEVYVFERNAKLWDKNTYSDALEYHLLPEMDVVIASASCLVNATIDMLLERAKKAKLFVLTGPTGQLLPEFLKGTGVTHLAAMKVVDIEKALLGLKLGSFKGFEEGNKKYVVEVP, from the coding sequence ATGTTGTTGGGCAAGATAAAGAAGAAGGCCCTTAAGCTTATTGATGACCTTGAGGTAGTGGACTTTTCCTTTGGCCTTCCCTATACATGGGTTCTCATTGAGGGCGAAAAGGGTAGAGCATTAGGTGTGGCCATGACTTTACCTGAGGAAGTTCAGAGGTACAGGAATTCAATAAAAGAAATTTCCCTTGAAGAGTTTATTGAGAAAGCAGACAGCATAAACGTAATAGAGAGAACACTTGGTCTTGCAGCGATAAATGCGGTCTCCCAGTACCACATAGACCTGAGCAACGCGGAGTGGGTCGATGTTCTTGAGCTAATCCCGGAAAATGTCGAGAAGATAGCGATAATTGGCAACATGCCTCCCCTCGTGAAAGCACTAAGAGATAAGTACGAGGTTTACGTCTTCGAGAGAAACGCGAAGCTCTGGGATAAGAATACCTACAGTGATGCCTTAGAGTACCACCTACTGCCAGAGATGGATGTAGTAATTGCAAGTGCCAGTTGTTTGGTTAATGCCACAATAGATATGCTACTTGAAAGAGCCAAAAAGGCCAAGCTGTTTGTTTTAACTGGCCCGACGGGCCAACTGCTTCCAGAGTTTCTTAAGGGAACGGGAGTAACCCACCTCGCAGCGATGAAGGTTGTCGATATAGAAAAGGCTCTCCTCGGTCTGAAGTTGGGGAGCTTCAAAGGATTTGAGGAGGGGAATAAAAAGTATGTGGTGGAAGTTCCCTAG